A stretch of the Trueperaceae bacterium genome encodes the following:
- a CDS encoding Stp1/IreP family PP2C-type Ser/Thr phosphatase, which translates to MRLGQNVGHGSDVGRVRPLNEDYHRVLQFSLRGGPLTLLAVADGMGGAAAGEVASKLAMEVLDESFSRYVSELEMGKPMVSIERLTEKAIRLANRKVYNEATRESGRKGMGTTLTLAAVHDGNAVVGHVGDSRAYLVRDGRIHQLTVDHSWVEEQRKRGLLTDAEARTHEWRNLITRALGTRPEVEPDIIPFGVRSGDVLALCSDGLHGQVQPQEILAEIGRTSNRQSSVEYLIGLANQRGGPDNITLVIAEVP; encoded by the coding sequence GTGCGCCTGGGTCAGAACGTAGGCCACGGCTCCGATGTGGGCCGCGTCAGACCGCTGAATGAGGATTACCACCGCGTGCTGCAGTTCTCGCTCCGCGGTGGGCCCTTGACTCTGCTTGCGGTTGCCGATGGCATGGGTGGCGCGGCGGCCGGCGAGGTAGCCTCGAAACTCGCGATGGAAGTGCTCGACGAATCGTTCAGTCGCTACGTGAGCGAGCTCGAGATGGGCAAGCCGATGGTCAGCATCGAGCGCCTCACCGAGAAAGCGATCCGGCTCGCCAACCGCAAGGTCTACAACGAAGCGACCAGGGAGAGCGGCCGCAAGGGGATGGGAACCACCCTCACCCTGGCGGCCGTACACGACGGCAACGCCGTGGTTGGCCATGTAGGCGACTCGCGCGCTTACCTGGTGCGAGACGGCCGCATCCATCAGCTCACCGTCGATCACTCCTGGGTCGAGGAGCAGCGCAAGCGCGGTTTGCTCACCGACGCCGAGGCCCGGACGCACGAGTGGCGCAACCTCATCACCCGCGCCTTGGGCACCCGGCCCGAGGTCGAACCGGACATCATCCCGTTCGGAGTCCGTAGCGGCGACGTCCTGGCCCTCTGCAGCGACGGGCTCCACGGCCAGGTGCAGCCCCAGGAGATCCTGGCCGAGATCGGCCGCACGAGCAACCGCCAGTCGAGCGTCGAGTACCTCATCGGCCTCGCCAATCAGCGGGGCGGACCCGACAACATCACCCTCGTGATCGCCGAGGTTCCCTGA
- a CDS encoding DsbA family protein, translating to MPETVRVYVDYLCPYAWRGAEVAAIVSTEREIEFEWQHFSLMQARLQGNGWQLWNERLDPQDEYGCNGLLPFLASCAVRRQGAEKHGAFLLALLRARHRDHRPFDQQTIFSVAEQVGVHMACFESDLADPECRTQLAHEHYRAVALDVFGTPTFEFTGGHLAYLRIKELPGDRGEALRLFDDYRNLLERFPYLETVRRPRAKGN from the coding sequence ATGCCGGAGACAGTTCGCGTCTACGTCGACTACCTGTGCCCCTACGCCTGGCGGGGCGCCGAGGTCGCCGCGATCGTCTCCACCGAGCGGGAGATCGAGTTCGAGTGGCAACACTTCAGCCTGATGCAGGCGCGTCTCCAGGGGAACGGTTGGCAACTCTGGAACGAACGCCTCGATCCGCAGGACGAGTACGGCTGTAACGGCCTGTTGCCTTTCCTCGCGTCATGCGCCGTGCGCCGGCAGGGAGCCGAGAAGCACGGCGCTTTCCTATTGGCGCTGCTTCGGGCCCGCCACCGCGATCACCGGCCGTTCGACCAGCAGACGATCTTCTCGGTCGCAGAGCAGGTGGGCGTGCACATGGCCTGCTTCGAGAGCGATCTGGCCGATCCCGAGTGCCGCACGCAGTTGGCGCACGAGCACTACCGGGCTGTCGCCCTCGACGTCTTCGGCACCCCGACCTTCGAGTTCACCGGCGGGCACCTCGCCTATCTGCGGATAAAGGAGCTGCCGGGCGACAGGGGGGAAGCGCTCAGGCTCTTCGACGACTACCGGAATCTGCTCGAGCGTTTCCCTTACCTCGAAACCGTCAGAAGGCCGAGAGCCAAGGGAAACTGA
- a CDS encoding roadblock/LC7 domain-containing protein, which translates to MKLKPLLQQVLEIRGVRSAAVVDSDGMVLEGVSSEGTDLSFVGGAIASSLSSSKALAGLLGEGRVTQTMIEYENGPVLMTPLEAAGKEYVAVLTLDGANSLGRVRFQLRKLLPELSQAVSQ; encoded by the coding sequence GTGAAGCTGAAGCCGCTGTTGCAGCAGGTATTGGAGATCCGTGGCGTGCGTAGCGCGGCCGTGGTGGACAGTGACGGGATGGTGCTGGAAGGGGTCTCCAGCGAGGGGACCGACCTCTCGTTCGTCGGCGGCGCCATCGCCAGCAGCCTTTCCTCGAGCAAGGCGCTCGCCGGGCTGCTGGGAGAGGGGCGGGTCACGCAGACGATGATCGAATACGAGAACGGACCGGTGCTGATGACCCCGCTGGAGGCGGCCGGCAAGGAGTACGTCGCCGTACTCACGTTGGACGGCGCCAACTCGCTCGGGCGTGTGCGCTTCCAGCTCCGCAAGCTGCTGCCCGAACTGTCGCAGGCAGTCAGCCAGTAA
- a CDS encoding roadblock/LC7 domain-containing protein, translated as MSLKVALRPLLGADGLVALLLLTQDGLPVEMFGYGLRAEKLAAEVAGIAFASRRACRELGLGEPSGQRVELEGHNLDIFPVSGYYLAIVSDRQSSHNAAPLIQESALEPLRLELRGEA; from the coding sequence ATGAGCCTCAAGGTAGCACTCCGCCCCCTGTTGGGGGCCGACGGACTGGTGGCGCTTCTGCTCCTCACCCAGGACGGCCTGCCGGTCGAGATGTTCGGCTACGGCCTGCGGGCCGAGAAACTGGCGGCCGAGGTGGCAGGGATCGCCTTCGCCAGCCGTCGTGCCTGCCGGGAGCTGGGGCTGGGCGAGCCGAGCGGTCAACGAGTCGAACTCGAGGGCCATAATCTCGACATCTTCCCGGTCTCCGGCTACTACCTTGCGATCGTGAGCGACAGGCAGAGCTCGCACAACGCCGCGCCGCTCATCCAGGAGAGCGCGCTGGAGCCACTCAGGCTCGAGCTGAGAGGAGAAGCGTGA
- a CDS encoding roadblock/LC7 domain-containing protein: protein MTELDEILAHLVEQVDGSVAAAVAGMDGLLVEQYSNDETDLSAAAAEITNILASARSAMSTHLRSGDLRELVLGSQERVGYVRLLGNDLFCLMLLEAEGNLGKARLYTDQAGARLAQVLA from the coding sequence ATGACCGAGCTGGACGAGATTCTCGCTCACCTGGTGGAACAGGTCGACGGCTCAGTCGCGGCAGCCGTAGCGGGAATGGACGGCCTCCTCGTAGAACAGTACAGCAACGACGAAACCGATCTCTCGGCTGCCGCCGCCGAGATTACGAACATACTGGCGTCGGCGAGGAGCGCGATGTCGACACACCTAAGGAGCGGCGACCTCCGTGAGCTGGTCCTCGGTTCCCAGGAGCGCGTCGGTTACGTGCGGTTACTCGGCAACGACCTCTTCTGCCTCATGCTCCTCGAGGCCGAAGGCAACCTGGGCAAGGCTCGCCTCTATACCGACCAGGCGGGGGCGCGGCTGGCGCAGGTTCTGGCATGA
- a CDS encoding purine-nucleoside phosphorylase — MSQLHIHARSSDVAPFVLLPGDPNRATYIAHNFFDEPRLYNENRQLLGYTGSYKGVPVSVQATGMGCPSLAIVVEELIRLGARTLIRVGTAGIVAKEVRPGDLVIATAAAAADGTTRQYLDGAPSAPHASFEVVEALRSAAGAGSGIHLGPIRTEDAFYATSKEDVARLREQGLLAVEMEASALFLLGQLRGARCGCVLAASNAIGDSSFIDPEVLRRSVGRMTEVALDACLRLHANA, encoded by the coding sequence ATGAGCCAACTCCACATCCACGCGCGCTCCTCGGATGTCGCCCCGTTCGTGCTCCTCCCCGGCGATCCGAACCGCGCGACCTACATCGCCCACAACTTCTTCGACGAGCCTCGGCTCTACAACGAGAACCGCCAACTGCTCGGCTACACGGGCAGCTACAAGGGCGTGCCCGTGAGCGTGCAGGCTACCGGTATGGGGTGCCCCAGCCTCGCCATAGTCGTCGAGGAGCTCATCCGGTTGGGCGCCCGCACCCTCATCAGGGTGGGGACCGCCGGCATAGTCGCCAAGGAGGTGAGGCCGGGCGACCTCGTGATCGCGACCGCCGCCGCGGCTGCCGACGGCACGACCCGGCAGTATCTGGATGGGGCTCCCAGCGCTCCTCACGCGTCGTTCGAGGTGGTCGAGGCGCTGCGATCGGCAGCTGGCGCCGGTAGCGGCATCCACCTCGGCCCGATCAGGACCGAAGACGCCTTCTACGCGACCAGCAAGGAGGATGTCGCCAGGCTTCGCGAGCAGGGGCTGCTGGCCGTCGAGATGGAGGCCTCGGCGCTCTTCCTCCTCGGTCAGCTTCGCGGCGCCCGGTGCGGCTGCGTCCTGGCCGCCAGCAACGCCATCGGCGACTCCTCGTTCATCGATCCGGAAGTCCTGCGGCGTAGTGTCGGGCGGATGACCGAGGTGGCCCTCGACGCCTGCCTGAGACTGCACGCTAACGCCTGA
- a CDS encoding 3-hydroxybutyryl-CoA dehydrogenase gives MRVAVMGSGTMGSGIAQSCAAAGHEVVLFDVAPAALERARRSMADSLSRLVRKEKLSQQQADETLARVSWSQDLSDFAEAEVLVEAVFEEMEVKRSAWQQASEVVGAQALLASNTSSLSITEIAGFSGSPERFCGMHFFNPVPLMPLVEVVRALGTSPQTIERARAFVEGIGKTPIVCEDKPGFIVNRLLIPYMNDAVHALSEGVASAEDIDRAMKLGANMPIGPLALADLVGLDVSLAAAESLHQEFGDPKFRVAPLLRQMVRAGKLGRKSGAGFYRYD, from the coding sequence ATGAGAGTAGCGGTAATGGGATCCGGCACGATGGGCTCGGGTATCGCCCAGTCGTGCGCAGCGGCCGGTCATGAGGTCGTCCTCTTCGATGTAGCGCCGGCGGCTCTGGAACGAGCCCGCCGGTCGATGGCCGACAGCCTGAGCCGACTGGTGCGCAAGGAGAAGCTGAGCCAGCAGCAGGCAGACGAGACCCTCGCGCGGGTCAGCTGGTCGCAGGACCTCTCCGACTTCGCCGAAGCCGAGGTCCTGGTTGAAGCGGTGTTCGAGGAGATGGAGGTCAAGCGGAGCGCCTGGCAGCAGGCCAGCGAAGTGGTAGGAGCGCAGGCGCTGCTCGCCAGCAACACCTCTAGTCTGTCGATCACCGAGATCGCCGGGTTCAGCGGCAGCCCGGAACGCTTCTGCGGGATGCACTTCTTCAACCCGGTCCCACTCATGCCACTCGTCGAAGTGGTGAGGGCGTTAGGCACGAGTCCTCAAACGATCGAGCGCGCTCGTGCATTCGTCGAGGGAATCGGCAAGACGCCGATCGTGTGCGAAGACAAGCCGGGGTTCATCGTCAACCGGTTGCTGATCCCCTACATGAACGATGCCGTCCACGCCCTGAGCGAAGGGGTAGCGAGCGCCGAGGACATCGACCGGGCTATGAAGCTGGGCGCGAACATGCCCATCGGTCCGCTCGCGCTGGCCGACCTGGTGGGCCTCGACGTGTCTCTGGCAGCGGCAGAGAGCCTCCACCAGGAGTTCGGCGATCCCAAGTTCCGGGTCGCCCCCCTGCTGCGGCAGATGGTCCGCGCTGGCAAACTGGGTCGGAAGAGCGGCGCAGGGTTCTACCGTTACGACTGA